TCCCTGGAAGATGGGCGGAAAACCCGCAGTCCCCCTATGAGTCCTCGGCCCGACAAAGGGAAAAAGGTCTCTCTCCGGCTTTAGGGAGGCAAATTCCCAATGCCCATGTTTATCTGCTCCTACAACATTACCCTGGTGCTGCCTCCCTAAAGCCTGCGTTCGGCCAGCTTTCGGTCTTTACGCTGACGCGTAAATCCCTCCGCTGTCCATTTCGTCCGCCACCCGCCGTGCGGGTGGTGGCGGGAGCGGTTGCCGAAGCATAGATCCTTTGCTCCGGCAGAAAGTCTCATAAACTAAGATGATCGATGTCCTAAAGTGAGTGCGACATATCCATGGGCTATAAGTTGAGGCTGGACGACCTGGTCCTGCAGATATTTCCGGCACCCTAAAAACCAAGCTATAGAATAAGACTGCCGCGAACGGCTACTTTTGATCGTATTCAGCGTTGAATAATCTTGCCGCATTTATGCTGTGGAGGGTGGCAGGCAGAAATTACTTTTAAAGGTAGGTGGCCCCACCCTCCACAGCATAAATGTGAGTTTGCCCACATTCTTTTATAAATATGGTTATGCAACTCTGAACTACGAGTTTAGGTCAGCGTCATAATTAGATTAGGCGTTGTTCTGAATTGGGGGAAACTGAGGGAGGGATATACATAAAGGAGAGGAATAAAGGAAAGCCAAAGGCTGTGAGCCCCATGGCCCCCGGAAAACCTAAGTTTTCTTTTTTTTCTGAGAGGCGGTAAACTTTTCCCTAACTGCTTTCAAGGCTGCCTTTAATTCTTCTGGATGCTGCCAGTATTTAACACTCAGCTTTTCACGGATGTCGCGGACTTCCTGAACAGCATCGTATTTTTTATCCTTTTTCATCATCTCCTGCTTTTAATATTTCGCGGGGTGTTCTAATTTCAATTAATCTGTAGCCTAATCGGAGGTTAATAGAATTGTAAAGCCGAATGCGATCAAGGTTTACAATATGTTTAAAATTCCAGCTGGCTAAAACTTCCGCATTATTAATAGTTGCTAAAGCGATGTGAAGGGCATCATTGTAACTCTTATTAGTAAGGGCGCCCTCCAAAATATATGTTTCCGCCAGCTGAATAGCCTCGTCATTAGTTTCGAGATCAATTCTATGCTGTAAAGGTACTTCTTTTAATTTAGAGTGGATCTCCTCCCTTGCCATATTCAATTCCAGGAGAACAAGGTCAGAAAGGATAATTTGCTTTGTGCCGGCTTTAAACTCCTCAAAGAGGGCTAAACTCCATTCATTAAATTCGGCATCAAAACAGCCGCCGATAACCGATGTATCTGTATATACGTTCACCATACTAAAATACTAAAGGATTATTAATACTTAGATTTTGTTCCAGGAATAGGTTCATTGTTTTCGTTCACCATCCACTTTTCAGGTATAGTCATTACCCACTTGTTAGCTGTCGGTCTGATCGTAAGGCAGCCATGTTTAACTTCTATCTCAACAATATCCCCGGATTGGAAGCCTGCTTCCTTAAACCATTTTCCGACAAGCTTTAATGATGGTATTCTGTATTCCGGTTTCCATCTAGTGGTGCCCCATCTACTGTCCGCAGTATATCCAATTGTAAGTAGGCGTTTGTCTTTTTTGATTTCCATAATTAGCATATTTGTCATTCAAATATACCAATAAGTCATGTTCTTTCCAAATATTATTAGCATAAATGTTAATTATTTGCATTAAATTCATCGTTCTATTTACCTATAGATCATTTATTGAATTTTACAATTAACGTATAATAATACCATTATATATGACCTTTGGCGATAGGATCTCCGCAATCCGGAATGAGAAAAAACTTCAACAAAAAGATGTTGCTAAAGCTGTAGGCATTGCCCCAGTAGTATTAAGCAGGTATGAAAACAATGTGATTATCCCATCTGTGGTTGTTGCGGGAAGGATTGCCCAGGAGTTAAAGATTTCCTTGGATTATTTAGTTTTCGGAACGAGCGCTGACGAAGACTCTAATACTTCTGTAGGCATAGAACTTCGGCAATTTGAAAAGCTAAGCCGGGAGGATCAGGAGCATTTATTGGCTGTCCTGGCTGCCTTTATTGCAAAAGCCAGGCTGCATGATATTTTGGGTGAATAAAAGCCCCTTTTCAACGGGAGTCCTTCACACCAAAGGTTCAAAGGTAACCATTCCTTTGACGTGAGAACTATGCATTCACCAACTTCATTACCAAAACTGATTGATGAATTATGAACATGCAAATAGTTTCCTCTGACTTATTAGATCTGTATAAATTTCATATAGTAGCACCTGAGTTACTCCATATTTTTAGAAAGTTGAAGGACGCGGAACTTTCTTCTGATAATTTCAGCTTTTATGCTTCTTCAGCCGCTGTGCATTCCAGTAAGATTGAAGGGGAAGCCATTGAACTGGATTCTTACGTTAAGCATAAGCGCTTTGGCATAGAATATCAACCCGCTTATACCTGTAAAATAGATGATCTATACCAAGCGTATCAGTTTGCAAAGACAATGCGTCTTGAAAGTAATAGTTTAGCCAAGGCACATGTTTTATTAACTAAACATATACTTCCGGTCGTAAACCAAGGCAAGTTCAGAAGTGAAAATGTACTTATTACCCGAAAGGATGGTGCCATTGCATATGTAGCAGCTTCTTCATCTGATGTGAAAGATGCAATAGAAAAGCTGTATGCTGATATTGATCTGCTGTTAAAGAGTGAGCTCTCTATTGAAGAGGTTTTCTATTACGCCGGCATGATCCACTTGGTGTTTGTGAAGATTCATCCCTGGAATGATGGTAATGGGCGTAGTGCACGATTGCTGGAAAAGTGGTTTCTTGCTGAAAAGTTAGGGGAGAAGGCGTGGTTTTTACAATCAGAAAAATACTACTACCACCATCACCAGGCTTACTATGATAATATGAGGGCGTTAGGGTTGGAGTATGATTTGTTGGATTATGGGCAGGCGTTAGAATTTTTACTGATGTTGCCGAGAGCGTTGATTGGAGAAATGAAACCAGGGAAGATTGTTCCTTTATAATAGATCGGTATATGAAATCCCTAGCACATCAGCAATTTCCTTTAATAAGTAAAACCCCACAAATGTTATATCCCTTGCAAGCAGCTTCCTCGTTTCCCGTGTCTCTAGTTTGGTAAGAATTGAAAGCTTCGTTGCATCAATGCCTGCATTGTTGCAATGCGCAATAATCCGGTTGATAAGGATCTCTTCGCGTTTTTTCTTCCGCATGCTTTCAGAGATTTAGGGCAAAATTACGATTATAGATCGTTCCCTTACCAATTGTTAATCAGGCCATTAACAAAGAAACGCAAATTTGTTTGTTAACTAATTAATTTAGTAATATTGCTAAATAAATTAGTACATCATGAAGGCTGTCGGAAAATATAAAGAGTATGTAATATATGCACTAAGTGAAAAAGAAACCCTTCAGTTCAAATTAATTGACGTCCCAATATCTGCAGGGTTCCCTTCTCCGGCATTGGATTATATGGAGGAGGAGCTAGATCTGGTAAAACTGTTCAATCTCAATTCACCTACTGTATATGTCATTAAAGTAAATGGAGATTCCATGCGAGACGCATATATTCCCAGCAAGGCACTCATTGCAGTGGATCGAAATATCACTCCCCGGGACCGGCACCTGGTAATTGCTAAACTCAATCGGGAATTTACCCTTAAAAGACTGCTAAAGACAGGAGCAGGCTGGATGTTACATCCGGAAAATCCGGAATATGATCCCTATACAATAAAACCAGATGATGATTTCGAAGTTTGGGGTGTAGTTACCCGTATTTTTATTGATCCCAATCTTTATTTATGATTGCGCTTGTTGATTGCAATAATTTTTATGTTTCTTGCGAAAGACTATTTCAACCAAGCCTGCAGGGAAGACCTGTAGTAGTACTCAGCAACAATGATGGTTGCGTTATTGCCAGATCTGATGAGGCTAAGGAAATAGGTATTGAAATGGGCGCCCCTGCCTTTTTCATGGAAGAAATGTTAAGTAGCCACAATGTTGCGGTTTTTTCCAGCAATTACGCGCTATACGGCAGCCTGTCAGGCCGGGTCATGCAGGTGTTACAGACCTATTGCGGAACGGTAGAAACCTATAGCATCGATGAAGCCTTCCTATTTCTTGGAGATATGCCGAACATCGATGTTGAACGGTATGCAGCAGATATTAAATCCGCAATCAAAGCCGTGGGTATACCGGTTACGATTGGCATAGCGCCCTCAAAAACATTAGCTAAGATGGCCAATCGTTACGCTAAAAAAATGAAAAAACACATTGGGACGCATATCCTTGATTCTACTGAAAAGATTCAGGAAGTACTCCAATATACGGAGGTAGGAGACATATGGGGCGTTGGCCCGCAGTATGCACAACTTTTGAAGCGGAATGGCTTCCGGACAGCTTTGGATCTTTCTTTAGCACCGGAAGAATGGGTACGTAAAAATATGACCGTTGTTGGTCAGCGCACCTATAATGAACTGAAAGGCATTCCCTGTATAGAATTTGAGCAAGAACCGCCAGCCAAACAGAATATATGTGTAGCTCGTTCATTCGGACAATTATTATCCGAAAAAAAGGAGGTGACCGAGGCCCTGGCAAACTATACGGCAACAGCAGCCAAGAAGCTAAGGGAACAGGGCAGCTGCTGCAGGATGATCAATGTTTTCATCCAAACAAATAATTTTCGCCCACAGGACCTTCAGTATTACAAATCAATAAATATACAATTACCCGTTGCCACATCCGCGACCAGTGAGCTGTTACACTACGCAAGAACCGGCTTGGATCATATTTGGCGGGATGGATATAACTTTAAGAAGGTGGGTGTCCTGTTGTTGGACCTTATTCCTGCCAACTCAGCACAGCGCGGATTATTTGATGAAGTAGATCGCCCCCGTAATGATCGGCTCATGAAGGCCATGGATGCCATCAACAGATCCTGTGGAGCCAAAGAGTTAGTCAAATTTGCCGTTCAGGGTTATGGACGTAAATGGAAACTTCGCCAGGAGAAACTTTCCCAATGTTATACCACTAGACTGGACCAGGTATTAACCATTAATATTTAAACATGCACAACCCCTTGGCACTTCTAACAACACAGTTATTGGAAAGGCTTTGCGCAAGCGGTTTCCAATATTTTGTACGGCAGTCCTTTCCTCGAGGAATGGATCATGTTCAGACAGATATTATAGAAGCGTTTCTCATTACGCCTTATAAGGATTTCTCCCAGGTAAACGCTCATTTCCAGGCAATCAAATTTGATAAGAGAAAGCACGTATACCAGGTTGATCTTGTGGGTGAAAAGGAGAAGCTGACAATTGCAGCTGGCCAACCTCCGGGATTTAAGGTTTTTGTAAGCCTGTTAAGTACAAAAAAGTGGGTGCCTCCACTTGATTTGTACCCAAAGATTAAGCATTACCTCCGAAATCATGCAAGTTGGAAACCGGAAAGGGGAAAAGGTGTAAATGCCGGGTTATTCATTCAGTTTGGAGAGCTTTATATTAGCATCAAATATAATCATGAAGAAATTAAGGTGCCATTGGACGAAATTGAAAAGTTATAGCCTCCAAATAAATTTCATACACAATGTGATGAAATGAAATGCATTATCATAAGATACTCTATAAAAACTCACTTATGTTCTAAAAGTCTACAATGAGGGGGGAGTTGGTTCAGATTGACCTAATATGTCTACAAAATGGTTCCATTAAGATGTATATATTATAGGGAATTGAAGTATTTTAGCCTAAACTAAATTCTATGTCCTTCACAGGCATGTTTCAAATCCCCAATGAATTATTAATTAAAAAACGTAGTGAAGATGATATAGCCATTTTGATTGGAGAAAATGGTAGTGGAAAAAGTACGATGTTAAATGACATAGCAAAGAAATACATCGATTCTTACACTCAGGTTATTGCAATTGCTAACACGATACATGACAAATTCAAGGTCAAGAATAAAAGATTTTTTTCTTTAAAAGCATCTGAAGGTAAAAGCATTATAAGAAAGGCTTTAATACAATGTCTTGCGATGGTGGCCCGGGATGATATGAAAAGATTAAATAGCATTGGAAATACACTTTCTTATATAGGTTATTGGAAATTACTCGGATTTAAGCTTCGGGGCCTGAAATATAATGCCATAGATATAATCGCTCAAAGCGATCTTAGCCCGCAGAGTAAGGAGGAAATTACTTATTGCCTTGAAAATTACAGACGCCAATTTCAGTATAAATATTCCACTGCTAAGATAACTGTAGATAACCGCTCATTTCAAGCCATTAAAGATTCATATTTATTAACCTTGTTCAAATATGAGAGCGAATTACGAAAACATAAAGTAATTAGCTATGTAGACTTTTTTTTATACAGAGAAAGAGAAACAATTCCTTTAAATGGTGCCAGTTCAGGTGAGCTTACTTTGATTTCGACTCTTCTATTTATAACCAGCATTATTTCATATGATTCAGTAATTCTAATTGATGAACCAGAAAATAGTCTGCATCCAAAATGGCAGATTGAATATGTTAAAAACATGAGTGAGCTATTTTATCTTTACCAGCCTAAAATAATAATAGCCACACATTCACCTCTTATTATTAATGGTGCAGATTTGCTTTCAAAAGCTATTCAAATATTTAAAGGTGTTAAGGGTGAATTTAAATTGCAGGAAAACGAAACTAATAATGTAGAAGAAATATATCAAGATTATTTTGACGTAACTACACCAGAAAATAGGTATTTATCAGAACTTGTTATTCATAAAATGAATGATTTGGCTGACGGAGGTATCACTTTGATAGAATTTGAAAAAACGATAAACGAACTAAATTCCAATTCCTATGATGATAAACAGAAGGAGGTCTTACACGATATAATCGAAATGGGAAGAAGAATAAAAAAAGCTTAATATATGGTGTTAGGGCCAGAAGAAATTCATTTAATTAAAGCAGCTATAAATAGGGGGGGCGATGTATGGAATGACGAAACTTTGTCTGATTTAAAGAGAAAAATTAAGCTTCATTGTTTAGGGCTAACAACTGAACAATGTTGCTATTGCAGAACGGATTTTACAAATGAATTTATGATGGTTGTTGATATAGAGCATGTTTTGCCCAAATCAAAATTTGGAGATTTCATGTTCGAATTGTTCAATTTAAGTGTTTCATGCAAAAGATGTAACATGAGCATAAAAAAGGAACGAACTGATTTCCTTTTGGATTTGAACCAAATTCGTCTCCAACCACAAAATGCTGGTCAATATCTTTTTAGCCATCCTAACCTTGATAACTATTTCGACAATATTGAATATTTATTCAAAGCCAAAAACGATAAAAAAATAATTAAGTATACACCACTCACAGATAAAGGGCGCTTTACTTATAATTTTTTTAATTTGAATCAGAAAGAGGTAGAAACACTGAATGAAGCTCAAGGAGTTAAAGCGCCTGGAAATGAATTTTCGCAAAACATTCCTCAAGATCTAATTGGTGACGCACAACAATTATTAGATAAATTAAAGTCACACCCGCTATAATTAATTGTACTTTGACTTAGAGGCTACTCAATTATTTCACTAATTTTTATGCCTTATTACATATCCTTGCATCAAATCTCCGGGATGTACCTTGAGAAACTTTACTATCATGGCTAATTTGTTCAAACGTGGTTGTCTTTTATTTTGGCACCATATACTTACGGTTGCCGGGTGACAATTTAAATATTTCGCCAGCTCACCTCCTGTCTTTTCCTGCAGACAAAGAAGAGCTTTAATTCTGTTTAGCTTATCTGTTTGCTGATACATATGTTACTGTATTAAAAATGGAAGGTTCAGAAGTATATGCAGATATCAATCTTGTCGGGTGTATCTTTAAACAGTCAGCTATGTTGTAAAGTTGATCAATTCTTGGTTGGTAGGTATTGCTCATCCATTTATGCATTTGTGATTTAGTCATTTTCATATGCTTAGCTAAATCATTTGCTTTTACGTTAAGTAATTTCATATAATCGGTAATGCAGTTGTGATGTTGATAGGTTGGTATCATATTCTTGTATTTATCAATTATTGTATTTATCGAGGATTGTATCGCATCTATACAAAGGTATATTATTGGTGTTTTTTATACCCATAAATATGCTGGTATACCCGTTGGTTCCTGCTTTGTGGAGAAGATCATCCCTAATCGTCATGGAATGAAAATACCTGAAAATAAAAGGATTACCTGTTGGGTTAAAACCCTGAGAATTCTTAATTGCTTGTTAAGGAGGGATTCTCATTATTTTGCAATGGGATGCATTCTTCCGGTAATGGGGCGTGAGCCAAGGTTGTACGAGTTACTAATCTAGCGATAAATGTTTATGGATTGAATAGATAAAACTGCCCACAGAAGTAGGCTGTTTATTTTTAACCATTTAATATGAAAGACCTATCTAATGCAAATTTGTTTTTTTTTAAGCCGTTTTGCCTAAAGGGCAGAAACTCACTATGGCCTATTACTCTTAATAAATGAAGTCCAGGCATCGCCATTTTCCTCAAATGTGTAATCTACCTTCCCTGTAACATCCCTGAATGAATGCCCATAGGTATTGATAAGTATCGTTCGCCTACTGCCATCCTTAAATTTCGCTACTGCCACGCGGGCAGTCCCTTTCCAGAGTATCGGGATTGATTTTACTTTCGCGGTGGAGAGTATTTTTTTAGCTTCATTTAGATCTGCCATTTTGGACGGCAATTTCTGGATATCAACATCATTCATTTTGTGGAACTGATCTATTTCTACAATAGTATGAATTTCAAAAGATGTTAGCTCGCTCCATTTGGGCTGATCAAGCTTAAATGGATTAAGAAGTGCTAATAATAATAAAATAAGCATATAATAAGAGTTTAGTGTGATTAATTGCAATTACCTGTATTTGAAAGAGCGGAGCCGGGTGTTCCATCTGCTCCTGGTATATTTCTCATATCCTGCCCAAGATCGCCTGGGTTTCGGCCAGGAAATAACTGGTTTTTTGTATAAGGTATATTCAGCCCTGCAGCTCTTCCTATATCAATGGCAAAATCGGTGCAATTATACCTGTAAAGATCGTAATTTGCTGTTGCATTATAGCACATGTCAAGAATATCTGCAAAGACTTGAGCCCCAACATTTTTTTCAATCTTTACATCATAATGTTTATAACTATCATCTGCAAATGCATGTGGATTGCTGTAATTAAACATTTTGGCATCTTCTGAAGGGTAATAGCCGAATGTTCGCCGGGTGATAACACCATTAACCGTTTGTTCAATGCTTACAAATGCATGGCCAACATCAGCTATGCCATTTGTAGTTGTAATCACGTTCCGCGTATTAGGAACTGGTTGATCAGAGTAAATTGTAATTTTGGCCCCCAGGTTTCGCCTAAAGCACTTAAGGTAGTCATTTATATCAACCTCTAATTCAGAGGCACTATGCACATACTCACTATAAAAGGTATATGGAATGGGAAACCCTCCCTGGTTTTCCCCCGGATATTCTCCGGGATTTCCAGGATCATATTCTTCTTCCGATTCAAAGCATTCATAAATGCAGATATCATACAGGTAAACTGGTTCTCCACATTCAAAGGAAGGGCTACCGGGCATCGGATCTGGCACATCCCAGCAGGTTTCCTGCCAATACTCTGTACAATATTCCCAGCACTCATAATTTGCATTTGTATTAACCCCATTGTTAGCTTTTCTGGCTGAACTGCCACCGGGCTTATTCAGAGAAATCATTCTTTTGGCCTTTCCGTTTTCAATTCTTAACATAAACAAGGGAGAATGGTCCACCCTGGTGTAAACTATGAAACCATAATAATCATCATCAATTGCATTAAGGCGGTTACCACTTATATCGTACCCCTTACTCTTTAAGTATCCCTCATCTGGAACGTAGTTGATGAATATCTCTTTAATATTTCCATCCGTTTTGTTCTTATATAACAGCAATCTTTGTATTCCTCCTGTTGGGGCGTGTTTTTCTTTCTTTTTTTCCGATTTGGA
This DNA window, taken from Chitinophaga niabensis, encodes the following:
- a CDS encoding AAA family ATPase encodes the protein MSFTGMFQIPNELLIKKRSEDDIAILIGENGSGKSTMLNDIAKKYIDSYTQVIAIANTIHDKFKVKNKRFFSLKASEGKSIIRKALIQCLAMVARDDMKRLNSIGNTLSYIGYWKLLGFKLRGLKYNAIDIIAQSDLSPQSKEEITYCLENYRRQFQYKYSTAKITVDNRSFQAIKDSYLLTLFKYESELRKHKVISYVDFFLYRERETIPLNGASSGELTLISTLLFITSIISYDSVILIDEPENSLHPKWQIEYVKNMSELFYLYQPKIIIATHSPLIINGADLLSKAIQIFKGVKGEFKLQENETNNVEEIYQDYFDVTTPENRYLSELVIHKMNDLADGGITLIEFEKTINELNSNSYDDKQKEVLHDIIEMGRRIKKA
- a CDS encoding Y-family DNA polymerase, encoding MIALVDCNNFYVSCERLFQPSLQGRPVVVLSNNDGCVIARSDEAKEIGIEMGAPAFFMEEMLSSHNVAVFSSNYALYGSLSGRVMQVLQTYCGTVETYSIDEAFLFLGDMPNIDVERYAADIKSAIKAVGIPVTIGIAPSKTLAKMANRYAKKMKKHIGTHILDSTEKIQEVLQYTEVGDIWGVGPQYAQLLKRNGFRTALDLSLAPEEWVRKNMTVVGQRTYNELKGIPCIEFEQEPPAKQNICVARSFGQLLSEKKEVTEALANYTATAAKKLREQGSCCRMINVFIQTNNFRPQDLQYYKSINIQLPVATSATSELLHYARTGLDHIWRDGYNFKKVGVLLLDLIPANSAQRGLFDEVDRPRNDRLMKAMDAINRSCGAKELVKFAVQGYGRKWKLRQEKLSQCYTTRLDQVLTINI
- a CDS encoding helix-turn-helix domain-containing protein, which produces MIPTYQHHNCITDYMKLLNVKANDLAKHMKMTKSQMHKWMSNTYQPRIDQLYNIADCLKIHPTRLISAYTSEPSIFNTVTYVSANR
- a CDS encoding SymE family type I addiction module toxin; its protein translation is MEIKKDKRLLTIGYTADSRWGTTRWKPEYRIPSLKLVGKWFKEAGFQSGDIVEIEVKHGCLTIRPTANKWVMTIPEKWMVNENNEPIPGTKSKY
- a CDS encoding HNH endonuclease, with the translated sequence MVLGPEEIHLIKAAINRGGDVWNDETLSDLKRKIKLHCLGLTTEQCCYCRTDFTNEFMMVVDIEHVLPKSKFGDFMFELFNLSVSCKRCNMSIKKERTDFLLDLNQIRLQPQNAGQYLFSHPNLDNYFDNIEYLFKAKNDKKIIKYTPLTDKGRFTYNFFNLNQKEVETLNEAQGVKAPGNEFSQNIPQDLIGDAQQLLDKLKSHPL
- a CDS encoding helix-turn-helix domain-containing protein, which produces MYQQTDKLNRIKALLCLQEKTGGELAKYLNCHPATVSIWCQNKRQPRLNKLAMIVKFLKVHPGDLMQGYVIRHKN
- a CDS encoding Fic family protein, which gives rise to MNMQIVSSDLLDLYKFHIVAPELLHIFRKLKDAELSSDNFSFYASSAAVHSSKIEGEAIELDSYVKHKRFGIEYQPAYTCKIDDLYQAYQFAKTMRLESNSLAKAHVLLTKHILPVVNQGKFRSENVLITRKDGAIAYVAASSSDVKDAIEKLYADIDLLLKSELSIEEVFYYAGMIHLVFVKIHPWNDGNGRSARLLEKWFLAEKLGEKAWFLQSEKYYYHHHQAYYDNMRALGLEYDLLDYGQALEFLLMLPRALIGEMKPGKIVPL
- a CDS encoding LexA family protein, whose protein sequence is MKAVGKYKEYVIYALSEKETLQFKLIDVPISAGFPSPALDYMEEELDLVKLFNLNSPTVYVIKVNGDSMRDAYIPSKALIAVDRNITPRDRHLVIAKLNREFTLKRLLKTGAGWMLHPENPEYDPYTIKPDDDFEVWGVVTRIFIDPNLYL
- a CDS encoding helix-turn-helix domain-containing protein; translated protein: MTFGDRISAIRNEKKLQQKDVAKAVGIAPVVLSRYENNVIIPSVVVAGRIAQELKISLDYLVFGTSADEDSNTSVGIELRQFEKLSREDQEHLLAVLAAFIAKARLHDILGE